A stretch of DNA from Methanocalculus natronophilus:
ATGGTTATGTGGGATCCTATTGTGATCCAGTGCCCATAAAAAGCGGGAGTTCAGGTTATACCGAAATTCTTCCCCTCGTAACTGATGCTGTTCTGATATTCATTGGTGCATATATCATCGCGAGGATCATCAGCTTTCTTTTGCTACGGCTCTCGGAGCGCTTTGGACATGCCCGGATTGCAGTCAGGATGATAGTTCCGATTCTCAATATCATCATCTATACTGTTGCCATCATGCTCCTGCTCCACCGGGTTGTTGTCCTCGGAACAATCGAGCTTGTCGCATTCTCAGGGCTGTTTGGAGCGGCAATAGGCTTTGGGCTCAAAGACGTCTTTGCCAATATCATTGGCGGGGTCATCATTGCATTTGAAAAACCGTTCCGGATTGGGGATCGGATCACTATGGGTGAGTATTATGGAGAAGTTGTTGAAATCGGCATGCTTGATACCCGGATTGTCACCCCTGATGACAACTATGTCACAATCCCAAACTACAAGATCTTTACCCAGAGCGTTGCAAGCGCCAATGCAGGGCTCACAGAGATGATGGTAACCATTGACATCTACATCGATCATGCCGCAGATATCGACTGTGCCATTGCACTCTTCAGGGATGCTGTCGTCACATCCCGGCATATCTATATCTCTGATACATGTTTCTACACGATCCTTACAGAAAACCAGCTTCATGCAATCCGGCTCAGGGCACGTGCCTATGTCTGGGATCTCCGCGACGAGTTTGAATGCAAGGCAGAGATTTCACGAAGGACAAAACGGGCATTCCAGCGTGAGGGAATCCTCCCCCCACGTCTCTATGTGCCAGGGGAGGGGCTTCACACCTCCTGAAAAACTCGAAAAAGCCTTTTGTTCATCAGTTAGTGCAGAAAAAAGAAAAAGGGGAGGCGTAACCTGATTATTCCCCATCAAAGAGCTTCCGTACTGACTCAGCTGCTCTCTTTGCAGCACCCATCGCAAGGATCACCGTTGCCGCACCGGTTGCAACATCGCCTGCCGCAAAGATCTTCGGAACCGTTGTGCTCCCGTCTTCATCAACCAACAGATTCCCTTTCTTCTCACGGACAAGGCCTTCGATCATCCGTATAAGAAGGGGATTTGGGCTCTGGCCGATCGCCTCGATCACCAC
This window harbors:
- a CDS encoding mechanosensitive ion channel family protein — encoded protein: GYVGSYCDPVPIKSGSSGYTEILPLVTDAVLIFIGAYIIARIISFLLLRLSERFGHARIAVRMIVPILNIIIYTVAIMLLLHRVVVLGTIELVAFSGLFGAAIGFGLKDVFANIIGGVIIAFEKPFRIGDRITMGEYYGEVVEIGMLDTRIVTPDDNYVTIPNYKIFTQSVASANAGLTEMMVTIDIYIDHAADIDCAIALFRDAVVTSRHIYISDTCFYTILTENQLHAIRLRARAYVWDLRDEFECKAEISRRTKRAFQREGILPPRLYVPGEGLHTS